The proteins below are encoded in one region of Clostridium pasteurianum DSM 525 = ATCC 6013:
- a CDS encoding nitrite/sulfite reductase: protein MKTLNDILLKEIDDFRNLGYKFLNNEISKMDFKKVSGGMGVYAHRNKKDFMIRLRIPSGIASRKDLKLIYNFANKYNLKGIHFTTRQAVQLHGIDIDGICHIMKEGIENGLYSRGSGGNFPRNVAISPLSGVEKNEAFDVSPYALAVGKYFLDRIYSYKLPRKLKVSFSSNYEDASHVTVVDLGFLAVKKNEKEYFKIYFGGGLGRNPKLSVEFPDLIYPKDVLYHIEAMTKFFIAEGDYKNSGKARVRYILDRMGKENFINCYKNHLKKVIVNENLDLNVKNKVYSKKGLETSIEHPRLFPQRQARLYSVYIHPIGGQLQLKDLKLILEETENIEDVEIRLSLTEGIYIRNLNGKEAESLLKSTEHIGGTTKLEHSVSCIGVPICQMGILNTQNTLKEIVDYFHKNNFTKDILPQIHLSGCPNSCGVHEIGKIGFCGKMKRINGDLKNVFELHLNGTLGIGKTKLAEYKGDILQEKVPDFLYELAISIDESMEEFSEYIQNHKENLNNILNKYIV, encoded by the coding sequence GTGAAGACTTTGAATGATATTCTTTTAAAGGAAATTGATGATTTTAGAAATTTAGGCTATAAATTTTTAAATAATGAGATAAGTAAAATGGATTTTAAAAAAGTTTCTGGTGGTATGGGTGTGTATGCACACCGAAATAAAAAAGATTTTATGATAAGGCTCAGAATACCTTCTGGAATAGCTTCTAGAAAAGATTTAAAATTAATCTATAACTTTGCAAATAAGTATAATTTAAAAGGAATACATTTTACTACCCGCCAAGCAGTTCAACTGCACGGAATTGATATTGACGGTATTTGCCATATAATGAAGGAAGGTATAGAAAATGGATTATATTCAAGAGGTTCAGGTGGAAATTTTCCAAGAAATGTTGCAATTTCCCCTTTATCAGGCGTAGAAAAAAATGAGGCCTTTGATGTATCTCCCTATGCTCTAGCTGTAGGAAAGTATTTTTTAGACAGGATATATAGCTATAAACTTCCAAGAAAACTTAAAGTTTCATTTTCCAGTAATTATGAAGATGCATCTCATGTAACAGTAGTAGATCTTGGTTTTTTAGCTGTGAAAAAAAATGAAAAAGAATACTTTAAGATATACTTTGGTGGAGGCCTTGGGAGAAATCCTAAATTATCTGTAGAATTTCCCGATCTAATATATCCGAAAGATGTATTATATCATATTGAGGCAATGACAAAATTTTTCATAGCGGAAGGAGATTATAAAAATAGCGGTAAGGCTCGTGTAAGGTATATATTGGATAGAATGGGTAAAGAAAATTTCATAAACTGCTATAAAAATCACTTGAAAAAAGTAATTGTAAATGAAAATTTAGACCTAAATGTTAAAAACAAAGTTTATAGCAAAAAAGGATTAGAAACTTCAATAGAACATCCTAGATTATTTCCTCAAAGACAAGCTAGATTGTATAGTGTATATATACACCCAATAGGAGGACAATTACAATTAAAAGACTTAAAACTAATATTAGAAGAAACAGAAAATATTGAAGATGTTGAAATAAGATTATCCTTGACTGAAGGTATATATATTAGAAATTTAAACGGAAAAGAAGCAGAAAGCCTTCTTAAAAGTACAGAACATATAGGCGGCACTACAAAACTAGAGCATTCTGTATCCTGTATCGGTGTTCCAATCTGTCAGATGGGAATTTTAAATACTCAGAATACCTTAAAAGAAATAGTAGACTATTTTCACAAAAATAATTTTACTAAAGATATATTGCCACAAATACATCTGTCTGGATGCCCAAATTCCTGTGGTGTACATGAAATAGGTAAAATTGGATTCTGTGGAAAGATGAAGAGAATTAATGGTGATTTAAAAAATGTATTTGAACTTCATTTAAACGGAACTCTTGGTATAGGCAAAACAAAACTTGCTGAATACAAAGGGGATATCCTTCAAGAAAAAGTGCCTGATTTTTTGTATGAATTGGCTATAAGCATAGATGAATCTATGGAAGAGTTCTCCGAATATATTCAAAATCATAAAGAAAACTTAAATAACATTCTCAATAAATATATTGTGTAA
- a CDS encoding LysR substrate-binding domain-containing protein, producing the protein MIEELKTFIAVVDKKSFTKAANFINISQPSVSSHISILERYFNTRLIERSNKQKNILITQTGKILYKRAKQMIGFLEETKEELNNYHNSISGTLKIGASMTIGEFLLPSILGDFIKEFPEVKLDVTIENTKHIYDKFKNYDIDIALVEGTVPVENYVYKNFYKDTMVIVVPYLSSQNLNSNLKDYLSKQTWIHREEGSGTGENLNIFLNDEDIHPKNFIVLGSNYAIKEAVKNNLGISFISSLVINEAVKNNEVEVISIKDNYNRYFSYLVHENNISRLASVFLEKLKLYSNIDN; encoded by the coding sequence GTGATAGAGGAATTAAAGACCTTTATTGCTGTAGTAGATAAGAAAAGTTTTACTAAAGCTGCTAATTTCATTAATATATCTCAACCAAGTGTTAGTTCGCATATATCCATTTTAGAAAGATATTTCAATACAAGATTAATAGAAAGATCAAATAAACAGAAGAATATATTAATTACACAAACTGGGAAAATTTTATATAAGCGGGCTAAACAGATGATAGGATTCTTAGAGGAGACTAAAGAAGAATTAAACAATTATCATAATTCCATTTCTGGGACTTTAAAGATTGGGGCAAGTATGACTATAGGAGAATTTTTACTTCCTTCCATATTGGGTGATTTTATTAAAGAATTTCCTGAAGTAAAGCTGGATGTTACTATAGAAAATACTAAGCATATTTATGATAAATTTAAAAATTATGATATAGATATAGCTTTAGTTGAAGGTACGGTGCCAGTAGAAAATTATGTATATAAAAATTTTTACAAAGATACTATGGTTATCGTGGTACCATATTTATCTTCCCAAAATTTAAATTCTAATTTAAAAGACTATCTGTCAAAACAAACCTGGATACATAGAGAAGAAGGTTCGGGAACAGGAGAAAACCTGAATATTTTTCTTAATGATGAAGATATACATCCTAAAAATTTTATTGTATTAGGGAGTAATTATGCAATAAAAGAAGCGGTTAAAAATAATCTGGGAATAAGTTTTATTTCATCTTTAGTAATTAATGAAGCAGTTAAAAATAATGAAGTAGAGGTTATTTCTATAAAGGATAATTATAATAGATATTTTTCCTATTTAGTACATGAAAATAATATTTCTAGATTGGCATCCGTGTTTCTTGAAAAATTAAAATTGTACAGTAATATAGATAATTAA
- the mocA gene encoding molybdenum cofactor cytidylyltransferase, translated as MNITAIIMASGYGRRMGRNKLLLKYKNKTFMEHILENIRKCDFYSRVIVARDEGILGLAESLGFKAIENEQAFKGQSESIKLGINNSPKSDGYMFFTADQPLLDIETIEILMKTFNENKYSIIIPKFRERRGSPVIFASRFLKELQELQGDVGGKKVIDNNKEAVVFAEITREEVLFDIDTYEDYCKLINLK; from the coding sequence ATGAATATAACAGCTATAATAATGGCCTCTGGATATGGAAGAAGAATGGGGAGAAATAAGTTATTATTAAAATATAAAAATAAAACTTTTATGGAACATATCTTGGAGAATATTAGAAAATGTGATTTTTATAGTAGAGTAATTGTAGCAAGAGATGAAGGAATTCTTGGATTGGCTGAATCACTAGGATTTAAGGCTATAGAAAATGAACAGGCGTTTAAGGGTCAGAGTGAGTCTATAAAGCTTGGAATAAATAATTCTCCAAAGAGTGATGGATATATGTTTTTTACTGCAGATCAGCCTCTTTTAGATATTGAAACCATTGAGATTTTAATGAAGACTTTTAATGAAAATAAATATAGTATAATAATTCCGAAATTTCGAGAGAGAAGAGGAAGTCCAGTAATATTTGCCTCACGATTTCTTAAAGAATTACAGGAATTACAGGGAGATGTGGGAGGTAAAAAAGTTATAGATAATAATAAAGAAGCTGTAGTTTTTGCAGAGATTACAAGAGAAGAAGTACTTTTTGATATTGATACCTATGAAGATTATTGTAAATTAATAAATTTAAAATAG
- the yqeB gene encoding selenium-dependent molybdenum cofactor biosynthesis protein YqeB, with protein MFSEVVIVRGGGDIASGAIQKLYRSGFRVLVLEVNKPSAIRRKVCFSEAIYDEETNIEGIRAVRVNCEAEIFKAWRDNVIPVVVDPKGKYIELLKPEIVVDAILAKKNLGTNMNMAPYTIALGPGFEAGVDVNIVVETNRGHNLGRLIFEGKAAKDTGIPGVIAGYSKERVIYSPASGIINNARDIGDIVNKGDILSYIGTETVKATIDGVLRGTIRNNTEVFKGLKIADIDPRLSETKNCFTISDKARNIGGAVLESILYLIRNK; from the coding sequence TTGTTTAGTGAAGTTGTTATTGTAAGAGGTGGGGGAGATATTGCTTCAGGAGCTATACAAAAGTTATATAGAAGTGGATTTAGAGTTTTGGTTCTGGAAGTGAATAAGCCTAGTGCTATTAGAAGAAAGGTATGCTTTAGTGAGGCTATATATGATGAAGAGACTAATATAGAGGGCATAAGAGCTGTCAGAGTAAATTGTGAAGCTGAAATTTTTAAGGCATGGAGAGATAATGTAATCCCTGTAGTTGTAGATCCAAAGGGCAAATATATAGAGCTTCTAAAACCTGAAATTGTAGTGGATGCAATACTGGCTAAGAAAAATCTTGGTACAAATATGAATATGGCACCTTATACTATTGCACTGGGGCCTGGATTTGAAGCCGGAGTTGATGTGAATATAGTGGTAGAAACTAATAGGGGGCACAACTTGGGAAGGTTGATATTTGAAGGGAAAGCAGCAAAGGATACAGGAATTCCTGGAGTGATAGCAGGATATTCTAAAGAAAGGGTAATATACAGTCCTGCCAGTGGTATTATAAATAATGCAAGAGATATTGGAGATATAGTAAATAAGGGGGATATACTCTCATATATAGGTACTGAAACTGTTAAAGCTACTATAGATGGGGTGCTGAGAGGAACTATAAGAAATAATACGGAAGTTTTTAAAGGATTAAAAATAGCAGATATTGATCCAAGGCTTTCAGAGACAAAAAATTGTTTCACTATTTCTGATAAAGCTAGGAATATTGGTGGAGCAGTATTGGAGTCCATTTTGTATCTTATTAGAAACAAATAA
- a CDS encoding N-acyl-D-amino-acid deacylase family protein, with translation MDKILIKNGFIIDGTGKDRFLGDILILDENIYKIGNIDERDDCKIIDAKGRVVCPGFIDTHSHSDLQVLVDGYIEPKVRQGITTEVLGQDGISMAPLPKEYVSPWRKNLAGLDGDSDKLSWDWNNTEGYLNLLEKSGIGPNMAYLVPHGNVRMEVLGLDDRQPNKEEIEKMKQVLERELRAGAVGFSSGLIYMPCAYGNTEEIIELCKVAAKCDKVFVVHQRSEADTIVDSMKEIIRIGRESGVKIHFSHFKVCGKKNWGKIDAMIALLDEAKREGIKVSLDQYPYVAGSTMLGVILPPWVHDGGTDKLLKRLKDEDLRKKMIYDIEKGIPGWDNFIDFAGVDNIYVTSVKTDKNKDCIGKNLAEIGKLRGKDAYNAAFDLLYEEGNAVGMYDYYGKEEHVIKFMKREEQNVCTDGLLGGKPHPRVYGTFPRVLGKYVRREKALTLEEAIYKMTSKPAAVFKFKDRGKISEGKKADIVIFNPDTVIDKATFIEPDQYSEGIETVIINGKIVLHDGNRSKELTGKVIRE, from the coding sequence ATGGATAAGATACTTATAAAAAATGGGTTTATAATTGATGGTACAGGTAAAGATAGATTTTTAGGAGATATACTAATATTAGATGAAAATATTTATAAGATAGGTAATATAGATGAAAGAGATGATTGTAAAATAATAGATGCCAAAGGAAGGGTTGTTTGCCCTGGATTTATAGATACACATAGTCATTCTGATTTACAGGTGCTGGTGGATGGATATATAGAACCTAAAGTGAGGCAGGGTATAACTACAGAAGTTTTAGGACAGGATGGAATATCTATGGCACCACTTCCAAAGGAATATGTAAGTCCTTGGAGAAAAAATCTGGCAGGACTTGATGGCGACAGTGATAAACTTTCTTGGGATTGGAATAACACGGAAGGATATCTTAATTTATTAGAAAAATCTGGTATAGGACCTAATATGGCCTATCTAGTACCCCATGGAAATGTGAGAATGGAAGTTTTAGGGCTAGATGATAGACAACCCAATAAAGAAGAAATAGAAAAAATGAAGCAGGTGTTGGAAAGAGAACTAAGGGCTGGAGCAGTTGGCTTTTCTTCTGGTCTCATATATATGCCTTGTGCTTATGGAAACACAGAGGAAATTATTGAACTTTGTAAAGTGGCAGCAAAATGTGACAAGGTTTTTGTAGTTCATCAGAGAAGTGAAGCAGATACTATAGTGGATTCCATGAAGGAAATAATAAGAATAGGAAGAGAAAGTGGAGTTAAAATTCATTTTTCCCATTTTAAGGTGTGCGGTAAAAAGAATTGGGGTAAGATAGATGCTATGATTGCTCTTTTAGATGAAGCTAAAAGGGAGGGTATAAAAGTATCCTTGGATCAGTATCCTTACGTAGCAGGGAGCACCATGCTTGGAGTAATACTCCCACCTTGGGTACATGATGGGGGAACAGACAAGCTTTTGAAAAGACTTAAAGATGAGGATTTGAGAAAAAAGATGATTTATGATATAGAAAAAGGTATACCTGGATGGGATAATTTTATAGACTTTGCAGGGGTTGATAATATATATGTCACTAGTGTTAAAACTGATAAAAATAAGGATTGTATAGGTAAAAATTTAGCTGAGATAGGTAAGCTTAGGGGAAAAGATGCCTATAATGCAGCTTTTGATCTTCTCTATGAAGAGGGAAATGCAGTGGGTATGTATGATTATTATGGTAAAGAGGAACATGTAATTAAATTTATGAAAAGAGAAGAACAAAATGTGTGTACCGATGGATTACTTGGAGGTAAACCTCATCCGAGAGTATATGGCACTTTTCCAAGAGTACTTGGCAAATATGTGAGAAGAGAAAAGGCACTTACACTAGAAGAAGCCATATACAAGATGACTTCAAAACCAGCTGCGGTATTTAAGTTTAAGGACAGAGGAAAAATATCTGAAGGAAAGAAGGCGGATATAGTAATATTCAATCCTGATACAGTTATAGATAAGGCTACTTTTATAGAACCGGATCAATATTCAGAAGGTATTGAAACTGTAATCATAAATGGGAAAATAGTTCTTCATGATGGAAATAGATCTAAAGAGTTAACAGGAAAAGTAATAAGGGAATAG
- a CDS encoding YgeY family selenium metabolism-linked hydrolase yields MISKEREAEIIELCQDLLRIRSYSGEEDGVAEKAKKAFTAMGYDDFFVDEYGNIIGHIKGNREGKKILFDAHIDTVTVPDETKWSQNPFGGDIVDNKIYGRGASDMKGAFCAMICALSYFAKDTNKNFAGDIYVAGVVHEECFEGVAARKISEKVKPDYVVIGEASNCNLKRGQRGRAEILVETFGKPAHSANPEKGINAVYEMNKLIEKIRHIEKKNDDFLGDGILELTDIKSSPYPGASVVPDYCKVTYDRRLLVGETRESVLKPILDIISEAEREDSSFKAKASFASGTEKCYTGNTIEGERFFPGWVLDEKDEYVQKSYKGLIEAGLKPEITHYSFCTNGSHYAGEAGIKTIGFGPSKENLAHTIDEYIEIEQLLKAVKGYYAIAKANLV; encoded by the coding sequence ATGATATCTAAGGAAAGAGAAGCAGAAATAATAGAATTGTGCCAGGATTTACTTCGTATAAGAAGTTACTCCGGTGAAGAGGATGGAGTGGCTGAAAAGGCAAAAAAAGCTTTTACAGCTATGGGATATGATGATTTTTTTGTAGATGAATATGGAAATATAATAGGGCATATAAAGGGAAATAGAGAAGGTAAAAAGATACTTTTTGATGCACATATAGATACTGTAACAGTTCCTGATGAGACAAAATGGAGCCAAAATCCTTTTGGCGGAGATATAGTAGATAACAAAATATATGGAAGAGGAGCTTCTGATATGAAAGGCGCTTTTTGCGCTATGATTTGTGCTCTATCATATTTTGCCAAGGATACTAATAAGAATTTTGCAGGAGATATTTACGTGGCAGGAGTTGTTCATGAAGAGTGTTTTGAAGGGGTTGCAGCCAGAAAGATAAGTGAAAAGGTTAAGCCAGACTACGTGGTCATAGGAGAAGCTTCAAATTGTAATCTTAAAAGAGGCCAAAGGGGAAGAGCAGAGATATTAGTAGAAACCTTTGGAAAGCCAGCTCATTCAGCCAATCCTGAAAAGGGAATAAACGCAGTTTATGAAATGAATAAGTTAATTGAAAAGATAAGACATATAGAAAAGAAAAATGATGATTTTCTTGGAGATGGAATTCTAGAACTTACAGATATAAAATCTTCACCTTATCCTGGGGCTTCTGTAGTACCAGACTACTGTAAAGTAACTTATGACAGAAGACTTTTAGTAGGTGAGACTAGGGAAAGTGTATTGAAACCTATTTTAGATATAATCAGTGAAGCAGAGAGAGAAGACTCTAGTTTTAAAGCAAAGGCAAGTTTTGCTTCAGGAACTGAAAAATGTTATACGGGAAATACTATTGAAGGTGAGAGATTCTTTCCAGGATGGGTTCTTGATGAAAAGGATGAGTATGTACAAAAATCCTATAAAGGACTTATAGAGGCAGGATTAAAACCAGAAATAACTCACTATTCCTTCTGTACCAATGGCAGTCATTATGCAGGAGAAGCTGGTATAAAAACTATAGGGTTTGGACCTTCAAAGGAAAATCTAGCTCATACTATAGATGAATATATTGAAATAGAACAGCTGCTTAAGGCAGTTAAGGGTTATTATGCTATAGCTAAGGCTAATCTTGTTTAG